In Miscanthus floridulus cultivar M001 chromosome 5, ASM1932011v1, whole genome shotgun sequence, one genomic interval encodes:
- the LOC136450494 gene encoding protein PAT1 homolog 1-like, which translates to MLGVEPEGRGGASSSAAADNFDAGQYAFFGKEPLDGFELGGLEEAGSDGNGGGFGGPDEGLYRLNSVGDEIDDLSNLSDIDDLASTFAKLNRSISGIRNPGVIGDRRSISRGSSLTVDWAEDVEFSNWGDQDTFENEEFHESKRWWSSNSSVQQGDSNSRPLSRTSSYPQQPLQHRSSEPFVLPKTSSFTSFPPPVAGGGRSPYPAQGLTRHGSIPSIGAGLQMGSPSMSLSASPYHMVGPSHGLPYTGGMPYGALNLPVNNPVQNDWSNHGNPFTGEHLNLLPNLLHKQLSLPNSPMPSLLFSQHQQRLAQVQSPHQNYLNITPHLLYPHHSAEITGRFDSVGSSHSSRDKRSRSGRGKHSIRFSQPPSDTGSQNGDSGGIKFRSKYMSSEEIESILRMQHSASHSSDPYVVDYYHQACMAKRGATSKQKTNFSPTSMKDIPSKSRSSSDQHTYLQVDALGRVSFSSIRRPRSLLEVDHPSSADGSHDQKSTVRPLEKEPMLAARVTVEDALCLLLEVDDTDRLLQSSQSQDNIFQLKRRRQVLLEGLAASLQFVDPLGPSKSGHSSGLALKDDVVFLRIVSLPKGRKFLARYLRLLVPGSELTRIVCMAIFRHLRFLFGGLPSDSSAAEITVALAKTVSSCVHHMELGALSACLAAVVCSSEQPPLRPLGSSAGDGASLVIKSVLDRATELLTDRHAAASYTVPNRALWQASFDAFFGLLTKYCVSKFESIQQMFVMQAPSSGIGPEASKATSKEMPVELLRASLPHTNEQQRQRLLDFAQRSMPVTGFNPSGARGGHITSESVPG; encoded by the exons ATGCTGGGCGTCGAGCCCGAGGGCAGAGGCGGTgcgtcctcctccgccgccgcag ATAATTTTGACGCTGGGCAGTACGCCTTCTTCGGGAAGGAGCCACTGGACGGGTTCGAGCTCGGGGGCTTGGAGGAAGCCGGCAGTGATGGCAATGGTGGTGGATTCGGTGGGCCAGACGAGGGGCTGTACCGGCTGAACTCTGTTGGAGATGAG ATTGACGATCTGAGTAACCTGTCTGACATTGATGATCTTGCAAGCACCTTTGCTAAG TTGAACCGAAGCATTAGTGGAATCCGGAATCCTGGTGTTATTGGGGACAGGAGATCCATTTCAAGAGGAA GTTCTTTAACTGTTGACTGGGCTGAGGATGTGGAGTTTTCAAACTGGGGAGATCAAGACACATTTGAAAATGAGGAATTCCACGAAAGTAAAAGATGGTGGTCATCCAATTCTTCAGTTCAGCAAGGGGATTCCAACTCCAGACCACTAAGTCGAACATCTTCCTACCCTCAGCAGCCACTGCAGCACCGGTCAAGTGAACCTTTCGTTTTACCAAAGACATCTTCATTTACCTCATTCCCACCACCTGTTGCTGGTGGTGGTAGATCCCCTTACCCTGCTCAAGGCCTTACACGTCATGGGAGCATTCCATCAATTGGTGCTGGTCTCCAAATGGGTTCTCCGAGCATGTCACTTTCTGCTTCTCCATACCATATGGTCGGACCATCTCATGGTCTGCCATACACGGGAGGAATGCCTTATGGTGCTCTTAACCTGCCTGTAAACAATCCAGTGCAAAATGATTGGTCGAACCATGGTAACCCTTTCACTGGGGAACATCTTAATCTACTGCCCAACCTATTGCACAAACAATTGTCACTTCCTAATAGCCCAATGCCGTCACTCCTATTTTCTCAGCATCAGCAGAGATTGGCACAGGTCCAATCACCCCATCAGAATTACCTCAATATAACTCCACACCTGCTATATCCCCATCACTCTGCAGAGATTACAGGCAGGTTTGATTCTGTTGGCAGTTCTCATTCATCAAGAGACAAGAGATCAAGGTCGGGGAGGGGAAAGCATAGCATTCGCTTCTCTCAACCACCATCTGATACTGGTAGCCAGAATGGTGACAGTGGAGGTATAAAGTTTAGATCCAAGTACATGTCATCTGAAGAGATTGAATCAATCTTAAGGATGCAGCATTCCGCAAGTCACAGCAGTGATCCTTATGTTGTTGATTACTACCATCAAGCTTGTATGGCAAAAAGGGGCGCCACTTCTAAGCAAAAGACCAATTTCTCCCCAACATCAATGAAAGATATACCATCCAAGTCTCGATCCAGCAGTGATCAGCACACATATCTTCAGGTTGATGCTCTTGGAAGAGTATCTTTCTCTTCCATACGTAGGCCTCGGTCTCTTCTTGAAGTTGACCATCCTTCATCTGCTGATGGCTCTCATGATCAGAAGTCTACTGTGAGGCCCCTGGAGAAAGAACCAATGCTTGCAGCAAGAGTCACTGTTGAAGACGCCCTTTGCCTTCTTCTTGAGGTTGATGACACTGACCGTCTGTTGCAGTCTAGCCAGTCACAGGACAACATTTTCCAACTGAAGCGAAGACGGCAAGTCCTCCTGGAAGGTCTAGCAGCATCACTGCAGTTTGTTGATCCTCTCGGACCCAGCAAATCTGGTCATTCATCTGGGTTAGCCCTGAAGGACGATGTTGTTTTTCTTCGCATTGTTTCTCTGCCCAAAGGACGTAAGTTTTTAGCACGTTACCTTCGGCTTCTTGTCCCTGGCAGCGAATTGACCCGGATAGTATGCATGGCTATTTTTCGCCATTTGAGGTTCTTGTTTGGGGGTTTGCCATCAGACTCTAGTGCAGCAGAAATTACAGTTGCTCTTGCGAAGACTGTTTCGTCTTGTGTGCATCACATGGAACTTGGTGCTCTTAGTGCCTGCCTTGCTGCTGTTGTCTGTTCATCTGAACAGCCACCCCTGCGCCCTCTTGGTAGCTCTGCTGGTGATGGGGCTTCTCTAGTTATTAAATCAGTACTGGATCGAGCAACTGAGTTACTGACTGATCGCCATGCTGCAGCCAGCTACACTGTGCCAAACCGTGCTCTCTGGCAGGCATCGTTTGATGCTTTCTTTGGGCTTCTAACAAAATACTGTGTCAGTAAGTTTGAAAGTATTCAGCAGATGTTTGTCATGCAGGCACCAAGCTCAGGAATTGGACCTGAGGCTTCCAAAGCTACTAGCAAGGAGATGCCTGTTGAGCTACTTCGTGCAAGCCTTCCTCATACAAACGAGCAGCAACGCCAGCGGCTTCTTGATTTTGCTCAGAGATCCATGCCAGTAACAGGTTTCAATCCCTCAGGTGCTAGAGGTGGGCACATAACTTCAGAATCTGTTCCTGGTTGA